The following proteins are encoded in a genomic region of Paenibacillus sp. FSL H3-0469:
- a CDS encoding GerMN domain-containing protein: MKPVKHLRGASAACLLAVPLVLSGCSLFGSESAAVDPPPAAVEAQMLQVSGEDTLDTGVFGPASLDETNLSAGVKDTGAPAVAGERTTVYLEDQNGLLAPVALSFPKSEDTAMLKNSLTALVSKGDYASALPKGFQGVLPAGTKVNSVSVGQDHVAIVEFNSAFNDYEPSDERKILEALTWTLTGQDDIKGVQLWVDGKKLNEMPLQGTPLDRPLSRTMGINLPKNNSLMMNSSAVTVYFAAASPDGGHQYYVPVTRFVPAGGDTVKAALSELIAGPQSENGLEMVMTQGTVVDSVKAGQNGVVTVSLTDDMFDGSTSIPEEMLESVVLTVAQNTDDSLVQIRLNGKDTVTGTNNVDYGQPVSAPEYVNELPL, encoded by the coding sequence ATGAAACCAGTGAAACACCTCCGCGGGGCGTCTGCGGCTTGCCTGCTGGCCGTTCCGCTTGTGCTCTCCGGCTGCAGTCTGTTTGGTTCCGAATCCGCTGCTGTAGACCCGCCGCCCGCCGCCGTAGAAGCTCAAATGCTGCAAGTGAGCGGGGAAGATACGCTGGATACTGGTGTATTCGGGCCGGCCTCTCTGGATGAGACGAATCTGTCCGCCGGGGTGAAGGATACCGGTGCGCCTGCTGTAGCCGGGGAGCGGACCACTGTGTATCTGGAGGATCAGAACGGTCTGCTGGCTCCGGTGGCTCTGTCTTTTCCGAAAAGCGAGGACACGGCCATGCTGAAGAATTCCCTCACGGCTCTGGTCAGCAAGGGGGATTATGCCTCTGCACTGCCTAAGGGCTTCCAGGGCGTACTGCCCGCAGGGACGAAAGTAAACAGTGTATCTGTCGGCCAGGACCATGTCGCTATTGTTGAATTCAACTCGGCGTTTAACGACTATGAGCCTTCGGATGAACGCAAAATCCTTGAGGCGCTTACCTGGACACTGACCGGTCAGGATGACATCAAGGGAGTACAGCTCTGGGTCGATGGCAAAAAGCTGAACGAAATGCCGCTGCAAGGCACACCGCTGGATCGCCCCCTGTCCCGTACGATGGGGATTAACCTGCCGAAGAACAACTCACTGATGATGAATTCCAGCGCAGTTACAGTCTACTTCGCAGCGGCTTCACCGGATGGCGGCCACCAGTATTATGTTCCGGTTACCCGGTTTGTACCCGCTGGCGGGGATACGGTGAAGGCGGCGCTGAGCGAGCTGATTGCCGGACCGCAGTCCGAGAATGGTCTGGAGATGGTCATGACGCAGGGGACGGTAGTAGATTCTGTAAAAGCAGGGCAGAACGGAGTGGTCACCGTATCGCTGACCGATGATATGTTCGATGGCAGCACAAGCATTCCTGAGGAGATGCTGGAGTCGGTCGTGCTGACGGTGGCCCAGAATACAGATGATTCTCTGGTACAGATCCGCCTGAACGGCAAGGATACGGTTACGGGCACCAATAATGTCGATTACGGACAGCCGGTCTCCGCGCCGGAATATGTGAACGAGCTGCCGCTTTAG
- a CDS encoding phosphatidylglycerophosphatase A, which yields MTDAKIPYSLNSKAVAEATRYWLHKRGVTLEEIAELVMMLQKKYYPGLTMEECIHNVEMVLSKREVQNAVLTGIQLDVLAEEGKLFSPLQDMIENDEGLYGVDEILAFSIVNVYGSIGFTNYGYVDKLKPGVLERLNDKTTGQIHTYLDDIVGAVAAAASSRIAHRKQAEREQELGLPHAPEDAEEAARRSRLEETLPE from the coding sequence ATGACTGATGCCAAAATTCCTTACAGCCTCAACAGCAAAGCCGTTGCCGAAGCAACCCGGTACTGGCTGCACAAGCGCGGGGTCACCCTGGAGGAGATTGCCGAGCTTGTCATGATGCTGCAAAAGAAATACTATCCGGGCCTGACCATGGAGGAATGTATTCATAACGTTGAGATGGTACTCAGCAAGCGTGAGGTGCAAAATGCGGTGCTGACCGGCATCCAGCTCGACGTACTGGCGGAGGAGGGCAAGCTGTTCTCGCCGCTCCAGGATATGATTGAGAACGATGAAGGATTGTACGGGGTAGACGAGATTCTCGCCTTCTCGATCGTTAATGTATATGGCAGTATCGGGTTCACCAACTATGGTTACGTGGACAAACTCAAGCCCGGCGTACTGGAGAGGCTGAATGACAAAACCACCGGCCAGATCCATACCTATCTGGATGATATCGTAGGGGCTGTAGCCGCAGCGGCCAGCAGCCGTATTGCCCACCGCAAGCAGGCGGAACGCGAGCAGGAGCTGGGTCTGCCCCATGCCCCGGAGGACGCGGAAGAGGCTGCACGGCGCAGCCGGCTGGAGGAGACGTTGCCGGAATAA
- a CDS encoding TetR/AcrR family transcriptional regulator translates to MAVDRRIGKTRDAIFKAFLSLMEEKGFEQITVHEIAERANVSRGTIYLHFVDKYDLLDQCVEKEMTELRDRCMGVQENLDFTSSGPLLRTAEYVEQHATVFITLINNSGIPALRSRLHAMLMEGLAEQIDMDGVNQGMNKEMLLHFMASAAVGVMEWWITHSLPISAKKLIEDITILLERNQMGPQPLEALPRQ, encoded by the coding sequence ATGGCGGTGGACAGGCGGATCGGGAAGACGCGGGATGCTATTTTTAAGGCGTTTCTTAGTCTGATGGAAGAGAAGGGCTTTGAGCAGATTACGGTACATGAGATTGCGGAGCGGGCTAATGTCAGCAGAGGGACTATCTATCTGCATTTTGTAGACAAATATGATCTGCTGGATCAGTGTGTTGAGAAGGAAATGACGGAGCTGCGTGACCGCTGTATGGGCGTCCAGGAGAATCTGGATTTCACCTCTTCCGGTCCTCTGCTGCGTACGGCTGAATATGTGGAGCAGCATGCCACCGTCTTCATTACATTAATTAATAACAGCGGCATTCCTGCCTTAAGAAGCCGTCTGCATGCAATGCTGATGGAAGGACTGGCGGAGCAGATCGATATGGATGGTGTGAACCAGGGGATGAACAAGGAGATGCTGCTGCATTTTATGGCCTCTGCTGCTGTGGGAGTCATGGAATGGTGGATTACACACTCGCTGCCTATTTCGGCCAAAAAGCTGATAGAGGATATCACTATCCTCCTCGAACGCAATCAGATGGGACCGCAGCCGCTGGAGGCTCTGCCTAGACAATAA
- a CDS encoding transposase, protein MSGTRRSYNEEYKRQTVKYIQEQTKTVAELALELDIPAKTLHKWLGQYRQFENEPIITPDKYRELERQLKERERELADLTEEMAILKKAVHIFSNPKN, encoded by the coding sequence ATGAGTGGAACACGGAGAAGCTACAATGAAGAATACAAAAGACAGACCGTCAAGTACATCCAGGAGCAGACGAAAACGGTAGCGGAATTGGCCCTGGAGCTGGACATCCCCGCCAAAACGTTGCATAAATGGCTAGGACAGTATCGGCAGTTTGAGAATGAGCCCATCATTACTCCAGACAAATACAGAGAGCTGGAACGTCAACTGAAGGAGAGGGAGCGAGAGCTCGCAGACCTGACCGAAGAGATGGCCATCCTAAAAAAAGCAGTGCACATCTTCAGCAACCCAAAGAACTGA